The genomic stretch GAAATGCGCGATCGTGGTGGGAACATAAGGAAGCTTGGGAACGTTACAACTACCTGTATACCGAGAACGAGCTCCGGGATTGGATTCCTAAGATCGATAGCATCTCGCAGGCCACGGAGCGGACCTATGTTCTGTTCAACAACTGCCACGCGGGGCAGGCCGCGCTGAACGCAAAGCAGATGGAATCGCTTTTGGATCTATTATGAGAACTGCCTACGGAGGATGATTGGCATGCCGATATTCGAGTACAAGTGCAGGAAGTGCGGACGCAAGTTCGAGGAACTGGTATTCGGTTGCGCGAAGGTGAAGTGCCCAGATTGCGGCAACGATCAGGTGGACAAGCTTCCTTCCGCGTTTGGGTTCAAAAACGGCTCTGAGTTCGTAGCGTCAACGCATGGAGGAGGCTCATGCGGGTCCTGCGGTGGCGGATCATGCAGTGCCTGCGGGCACTAGTAGGAGGGGAGCAGCATGTTGCCTGAGGTTCAGCGGAAGCTGGATAAGGTTCGACAATTCATGGGCGACCGCGGTGTAGAGGCCATGGTATACCAGCAGGCCGCCAACTTCGCCTGGATCACAGCTGGGGAGTCGCCGCTGGTCAACCAAGGAAGCGAGCAGGGAGTCGCCTCGGTGGTCATCACTGGGGATTCCGCCTACGCCCTTACGAACAACATCGAATCAGTGAGGCTTCGCGAGGACATGCACCTCGAGGACAAGGGTTTCGAGATCGTCGAATCCCCCTGGCATGAGGGTCCGCCAGACTGCCTGAAATACGCTGTGCGCGGCGCCACAGGCGCGGATACATTGATGAACGGCTCGATCTACCTGGGAGACATGGCCGCGCCACTTCGCTATCAGCTGGAACCTGAGGAGATGGACAGATTCAGGTGGCTGGGAGCGCATGTGGGCCGGGCGGTGGAAGATGCCGCAAGGTGTGTTGAGCCTGGGATGACTGAGCACAAGGCGGCGTCGCTTATGGCGGTGAGGCTATATGAGGCAGGTATTGTCCCGGTGGTCACCCTCGTCGCAGCTGATGGACGCGCCGTAGTCCGCAGGCATCCAACACCTACCGACGCCAGGCTCGATAAGTACGCGATGCTCGTGGCATGTGGACGAAAGTGGGGCCTCGTGGCCAGCGCAACCAGGATTGTAAGTATCGGCCCACTCCCAGATGATATCCGCCGCAAGCGGGATGCTGCCGCATATGTCGATGCCACTGCCATCGCTGCGACCAAGCCGCAGACCAGGGTGGCGGATGTATTCGCTGCTATCGTTCGGGCATACTCCAACGCGGGATTCCCTGATGAGTGGCGCTTTCA from Clostridia bacterium encodes the following:
- a CDS encoding M24 family metallopeptidase, with amino-acid sequence MLPEVQRKLDKVRQFMGDRGVEAMVYQQAANFAWITAGESPLVNQGSEQGVASVVITGDSAYALTNNIESVRLREDMHLEDKGFEIVESPWHEGPPDCLKYAVRGATGADTLMNGSIYLGDMAAPLRYQLEPEEMDRFRWLGAHVGRAVEDAARCVEPGMTEHKAASLMAVRLYEAGIVPVVTLVAADGRAVVRRHPTPTDARLDKYAMLVACGRKWGLVASATRIVSIGPLPDDIRRKRDAAAYVDATAIAATKPQTRVADVFAAIVRAYSNAGFPDEWRFHHQGGAAGYQSREYLATPCSEQVVGACQAFAWNPSVAGTKSEDTIIVTDGRTEIITATGDWPVRTVLSESGEIARPDILVR
- a CDS encoding zinc ribbon domain-containing protein; protein product: MPIFEYKCRKCGRKFEELVFGCAKVKCPDCGNDQVDKLPSAFGFKNGSEFVASTHGGGSCGSCGGGSCSACGH